One Natronolimnobius sp. AArcel1 genomic region harbors:
- a CDS encoding 50S ribosomal protein L6: protein MRVELEIPDNVTVETDHLDVTVDGPEGSVTRRLWYPDVTVDVEDDSVVIESDAEDAKTNATVGTFESHLSNAFHGVTEGWEYKMEVYYSHFPMQVRAEGGDIVIENFLGEKAPRRTTIHGDTDVSVDDERLVLSGPNKEDVGQTAADIEQLTRVSGKDTRVFQDGVYITEKPAKGGV, encoded by the coding sequence ATGCGAGTCGAACTGGAAATCCCTGACAACGTAACCGTCGAGACAGACCATCTCGATGTGACCGTCGACGGTCCAGAAGGCAGCGTTACCCGCCGCCTCTGGTACCCCGACGTGACCGTCGATGTGGAAGACGACAGTGTGGTAATCGAAAGCGACGCCGAGGACGCGAAAACGAACGCGACCGTCGGCACCTTCGAGAGCCACCTGAGCAACGCGTTCCACGGCGTGACCGAGGGCTGGGAGTACAAGATGGAAGTCTACTACTCTCACTTCCCAATGCAGGTCCGCGCGGAAGGCGGCGACATCGTCATCGAGAACTTCCTCGGCGAAAAGGCACCGCGACGTACAACTATCCACGGTGACACTGACGTCTCCGTCGACGACGAACGCCTCGTCCTCTCCGGCCCGAACAAAGAGGACGTCGGCCAGACGGCGGCTGACATCGAGCAGCTGACACGCGTCAGCGGCAAGGACACCCGCGTCTTCCAGGACGGGGTCTACATCACCGAGAAACCCGCCAAAGGAGGTGTCTAA
- a CDS encoding uL15m family ribosomal protein, whose translation MTSKKRRQRGSRTHSGGSHKNRRGAGHRGGRGRAGRSKHEFHNYEPKGKHGFKRPDGIRENVAEIDVQKLDEDAILYVADGDAEETDDGYAIDARDVVEDGHDVDIVKVLGSGQVRNALEVTADAFSDAAEAKLEDAGGEAVLSQRAQDAAEAAADAEADDDEQSED comes from the coding sequence ATGACGAGCAAAAAACGACGCCAGCGCGGATCGCGCACGCACAGCGGCGGCTCCCACAAGAATCGACGTGGTGCGGGCCACCGCGGTGGCCGCGGACGCGCCGGGCGTAGCAAACACGAGTTCCACAACTACGAACCGAAGGGCAAACACGGCTTCAAGCGACCGGACGGCATTCGCGAGAACGTCGCCGAAATCGACGTCCAGAAACTCGACGAGGACGCGATTCTCTACGTCGCCGACGGCGACGCCGAAGAGACCGACGACGGCTACGCAATCGACGCCCGTGATGTCGTCGAGGACGGCCACGACGTCGACATCGTGAAAGTGCTTGGCTCCGGACAGGTCCGGAACGCACTCGAGGTCACGGCAGATGCCTTCTCGGATGCAGCCGAGGCAAAACTCGAGGACGCCGGTGGCGAGGCAGTCCTTTCGCAGCGAGCCCAGGACGCAGCCGAGGCAGCGGCCGACGCCGAGGCTGACGACGACGAACAGAGCGAGGACTAA
- a CDS encoding 50S ribosomal protein L5 has product MSEADSGFHEMREPTVEKVVVHMGVGQGGRELAKAEDIIEEITSQQSVRTQAQRTEPDFGIRQGDPIGTKVTLRGEDAAEFLETALPLAELSLTQFDDTGNFSFGVEEHTEFPSQEYDPSVGIFGLDVTVNLVRPGYRIAKRDKATRSIPSNHRLTPEDAAAYLESNFDVTVEDPEDE; this is encoded by the coding sequence ATGAGCGAAGCTGACAGCGGTTTCCACGAGATGCGCGAACCCACCGTCGAAAAGGTCGTCGTCCACATGGGTGTCGGTCAGGGTGGTCGCGAACTCGCCAAAGCCGAGGACATCATCGAGGAGATTACCAGCCAGCAGAGCGTCCGTACCCAGGCACAGCGAACCGAGCCTGACTTCGGTATTCGCCAGGGCGACCCGATCGGGACGAAGGTCACCCTCCGCGGCGAGGACGCTGCTGAGTTCCTCGAGACGGCGCTTCCACTCGCCGAATTGTCGCTGACGCAGTTCGACGACACCGGCAACTTCAGCTTCGGCGTCGAGGAACACACCGAGTTCCCAAGCCAGGAGTACGACCCGAGCGTCGGGATCTTCGGGCTGGACGTCACCGTCAACCTGGTGCGTCCGGGCTACCGCATCGCCAAGCGCGACAAGGCAACGCGGTCGATTCCGTCGAATCACCGACTCACGCCCGAGGACGCAGCCGCGTACCTCGAGTCGAACTTCGACGTCACTGTGGAGGACCCAGAGGATGAGTGA
- a CDS encoding 50S ribosomal protein L30, which translates to MKAIVQVRGEVNRNQDIQDTLEMLNIHSVNHCALVPETSAYTGMVDKVNDYVAHGEPEADVLSTLLAKRAEPLEGRQADVDAEWLAENTDYDDFDALAEALLAEETTLRDVGLSPTLRLHPPRGGHGGIKKPTVEGGQLGKHTTDEINDLLESMR; encoded by the coding sequence ATGAAGGCAATCGTGCAAGTCCGCGGTGAAGTCAACCGCAATCAGGACATCCAGGATACCCTGGAGATGCTCAACATCCACAGCGTCAACCACTGTGCGCTTGTCCCCGAGACGAGCGCGTACACGGGTATGGTTGACAAAGTCAACGACTACGTCGCCCACGGCGAACCCGAGGCTGACGTTCTCTCGACGCTGCTTGCAAAGCGTGCTGAGCCCCTCGAGGGTCGACAGGCAGATGTCGACGCAGAGTGGCTCGCCGAGAACACTGACTACGACGACTTCGACGCACTCGCCGAGGCATTGCTTGCCGAGGAGACGACGCTCCGTGATGTGGGCCTGTCGCCAACGCTTCGGCTCCACCCACCGCGTGGTGGCCACGGTGGCATCAAGAAGCCAACCGTCGAAGGCGGCCAACTCGGAAAGCATACAACGGACGAGATTAACGACCTCTTAGAATCGATGCGATAA
- a CDS encoding 30S ribosomal protein S5, with amino-acid sequence MSGNNYNDSGWEPVTRLGRKVQEGDIDSMDVALNSGLPLKEPEIVDQLLPGLDDEVLDINMVQRMTDSGRRVKFRCVVAVGNRDGYVGYAEGRDDQVGSAIQKAIGIAKLNMLKVPRGSGSWEDRSDRPHSLTRRTTGKAGSVEVDVIPAPEGLGLAASDTVHAVLDLAGIENAWTKSHGNTRTTVNLAKATYNALENASQSRQPKQRGTTGSDEAEVSE; translated from the coding sequence ATGAGTGGAAACAACTACAACGACAGTGGATGGGAACCCGTCACCCGTCTCGGCCGCAAAGTCCAGGAGGGCGACATCGATTCGATGGACGTCGCTCTCAACTCGGGGCTCCCGCTCAAAGAGCCCGAAATCGTCGACCAGCTCCTCCCCGGACTGGATGACGAAGTGCTGGACATCAACATGGTCCAGCGCATGACCGACTCCGGACGACGCGTGAAGTTCCGCTGCGTCGTCGCCGTCGGCAACCGCGATGGCTACGTTGGCTATGCAGAAGGTCGAGACGACCAGGTCGGCTCAGCCATCCAAAAGGCAATCGGTATCGCGAAACTGAACATGCTCAAGGTCCCCCGCGGCTCCGGGTCGTGGGAAGACCGTTCGGACCGACCACACTCTCTGACCCGACGAACGACCGGCAAAGCCGGCTCCGTCGAGGTCGATGTGATCCCTGCCCCTGAAGGGCTTGGACTCGCTGCGAGTGACACCGTCCACGCCGTCCTCGATCTGGCCGGCATCGAAAATGCCTGGACCAAAAGCCACGGCAACACTCGAACGACTGTGAACCTCGCGAAGGCAACGTACAATGCCCTCGAGAACGCCTCGCAGTCGCGCCAGCCAAAACAGCGTGGGACGACTGGCTCCGACGAAGCGGAGGTGTCCGAATAA
- a CDS encoding 30S ribosomal protein S8, translated as MTGNDPLSNALSGLDNAESVGHLTHEVSPASNEIGSVLEVFYDRGYIDGFEFVDDGKAGQFEVELTGAINECGPVKPRYSATSDEFEKWEKRFLPARDFGALVVTTSNGIMSHYEAREQGIGGQVIAYVY; from the coding sequence ATGACCGGAAACGATCCACTCAGCAACGCGCTTTCGGGGCTCGACAACGCCGAAAGTGTGGGACATCTGACTCACGAGGTATCACCCGCCTCGAACGAAATCGGCAGCGTACTCGAGGTCTTCTACGACCGCGGGTACATCGACGGCTTCGAGTTCGTCGATGACGGTAAAGCCGGCCAGTTCGAGGTCGAACTAACTGGAGCGATCAACGAGTGTGGCCCCGTCAAGCCCCGCTATAGTGCTACGTCCGATGAATTCGAGAAGTGGGAGAAGCGATTCCTCCCGGCTCGAGACTTCGGTGCGCTCGTCGTCACGACGAGTAACGGCATCATGAGCCACTACGAGGCTCGTGAGCAGGGAATCGGTGGTCAGGTTATCGCATACGTCTACTAA
- the coxB gene encoding cytochrome c oxidase subunit II, giving the protein MEVRTRVDVFEDIFLVFLALGALVGIVVVAYTLYNAYKYRDTDDRAAGENLPTVGELPTGGKGGKKLFLSFGLSAIIVISLVVWTYGMLLYVEDGPDIDPDDAIEIDVEGQAFTWNYEYENGLEPNHLVVPTDTPIWLEVTSVDVWHTYGITELRVKADSIPGEYDETWFMAEEPGEYVAECFELCGSGHSGMDGDVEVLAEDDYEDWLDEQFTLTINLEDAEEEPFTDGFDLEIAHTDDDEFEDDLSATYSEESDEFENGTLEITEFRQGGDYDVVITPEDDDLEAVEDTIGFTSATDETYTLEDPDADEEEADDDEENDEDDEETDEESDTEEGDDE; this is encoded by the coding sequence ATGGAGGTTCGAACGCGTGTCGATGTGTTCGAGGATATCTTCCTGGTTTTCCTCGCACTCGGTGCACTTGTCGGCATCGTCGTCGTCGCGTATACGCTCTACAACGCGTATAAGTATCGCGATACTGACGACCGAGCTGCCGGTGAAAACCTACCAACCGTCGGGGAGCTACCGACAGGCGGAAAGGGCGGTAAAAAACTATTTCTCTCGTTCGGGCTGAGTGCTATCATTGTCATCTCGCTCGTCGTATGGACGTATGGCATGCTGTTGTACGTCGAAGACGGGCCAGATATAGACCCCGACGATGCAATAGAGATTGACGTCGAAGGCCAAGCGTTCACGTGGAACTACGAGTACGAAAACGGCCTCGAGCCCAACCACTTGGTGGTCCCGACTGATACACCAATCTGGCTCGAAGTAACATCTGTCGACGTCTGGCATACCTACGGGATTACTGAGTTACGGGTGAAAGCTGACTCAATCCCCGGGGAATACGATGAAACCTGGTTCATGGCTGAAGAACCCGGCGAATACGTCGCTGAGTGTTTCGAACTGTGTGGATCTGGCCACTCCGGCATGGATGGCGATGTTGAAGTCCTCGCAGAGGACGACTACGAGGACTGGCTCGACGAGCAGTTCACGCTCACGATCAACCTCGAGGATGCTGAGGAAGAGCCGTTCACCGATGGCTTCGACCTCGAGATCGCACACACGGACGACGATGAGTTCGAAGACGATCTGAGCGCCACCTACTCCGAAGAATCCGACGAGTTCGAGAACGGAACGCTCGAAATCACGGAATTCCGCCAGGGTGGCGACTACGATGTCGTCATCACGCCTGAAGACGATGACCTCGAAGCGGTCGAGGATACGATTGGCTTCACCAGCGCAACGGACGAGACCTACACGCTTGAGGACCCGGACGCTGATGAGGAAGAAGCGGATGACGATGAGGAGAATGACGAAGACGATGAGGAAACGGACGAAGAATCGGATACAGAGGAGGGTGACGACGAATGA
- a CDS encoding 50S ribosomal protein L18: MATGPRYKVPMRRRREVRTDYHQRLRLLKSGKPRLVARKSNKHTTAQLIVPGPNGDETLASAHSSDLEEYGWEAPTSNISAAYLTGLLAGTRAVEAGLEDAVLDIGLNTATPGNKVFAVQEGAIDAGLEIPHSDSVLADWERTRGEHIAEYAEQLDEPLYSGDFDAADLPEHFDDVREAILE; this comes from the coding sequence ATGGCAACAGGACCACGATACAAGGTGCCGATGCGACGTCGGCGCGAGGTCCGGACGGACTACCACCAGAGGTTGCGCCTGCTGAAGTCGGGTAAGCCCCGTCTCGTCGCTCGAAAGAGCAACAAGCACACTACGGCGCAGCTGATCGTTCCCGGACCCAACGGCGACGAGACGCTCGCAAGCGCACACTCGAGCGATCTCGAGGAGTATGGTTGGGAAGCACCCACGAGTAACATTTCTGCGGCGTACCTGACCGGCCTGCTGGCCGGTACACGCGCCGTCGAGGCCGGACTCGAGGACGCAGTCCTCGATATCGGTCTCAACACGGCAACGCCTGGTAACAAGGTGTTCGCCGTTCAGGAAGGCGCTATCGACGCCGGTCTCGAGATTCCACACAGCGACAGTGTGCTCGCAGACTGGGAGCGTACGCGCGGCGAGCATATCGCCGAGTACGCAGAACAGCTCGATGAGCCGCTGTATAGCGGTGACTTCGACGCAGCGGACCTTCCAGAACACTTTGACGACGTACGAGAGGCGATCCTCGAATGA
- a CDS encoding 30S ribosomal protein S14, translated as MSESETDTETNAADRTGEHTAKRTGQMEQCQRCGRKQGLVGKYDINLCRQCFREIAREMGFKKYR; from the coding sequence ATGAGTGAAAGCGAAACTGACACCGAAACCAACGCCGCCGATCGCACGGGTGAGCACACGGCAAAGCGAACTGGCCAGATGGAACAGTGCCAGCGCTGTGGCCGTAAACAGGGGCTTGTCGGCAAGTACGACATCAACCTCTGTCGACAGTGCTTCCGTGAAATCGCCCGCGAGATGGGATTCAAGAAGTATCGATAA
- a CDS encoding cbb3-type cytochrome c oxidase subunit I, whose translation MSDLPPQTTIKRWLVTTNHKDVGILYIITALFFLLFGGVMALLFRVHLWEPGGTGLLTGNQFNQAVTAHGLLMVFWFLSPIATGFANYLVPLQIGAKDLAFPRLNALSYWFYLFSGILLAISFFQGGTYSGGWTLYAPLNVPTYTPAMEATAGGTATVLALVLFVFSITVGTVNFLVTIHRSRAEGLGLWNMPMFTWSWLLTVWMMLFAFAALLAALLLLSADRLLITQYFATEQGSGLLWAHLFWFFGHPEVYIVFFPALGIMFETFQTFCGRRLVGRKWVIIAMVLVAVQSFLVWMHHMFLTTINLEIKTLMMATTIGISLPFDLMVFALIYTMVKGRVRFTTPFLFSLGALVLFILGGITGVFLGAVVLDYEFRGTYWVVAHFHYVMVSGVTALVGGLYYWWPKITGKMYSEALGKLNFAVYFIGFNMLYFPLFLAWETPRRVFHFSEGMTPYHRVATVGAFILGASFLIMFYTFAKSWVSGPDAPDNPWEFSRTAEWAIPSPPPLDNWSGRPSYASGRLEFVEDSPAATDGGVTQEHSATGDEIAHGDGEHADHASIWPLGIGLGTFVLFLGLSGITPFVIDFAEQAAAETGTEDSLQNLIGMSTEANIIYPILTVVGLILLTYVLFKFGVEDFNAPEMAIAERWPFEGVGNTKFGVWVFLASDIVVFGAVIGAFVFMRIHMGWGNWSLETIQWAGLLNTYVLLTSSFTVILALVFAERKNKKGLLATMGATLLLATTFMGVKTYEYTSKFAEGQYWWYGLEYSIYYVTTGLHALHVLLGMAIAIFMIYRILSIDAYLEDHRPVEFFGLYWHFVDIVWVFLFPLFYLF comes from the coding sequence ATGAGTGACCTTCCACCACAAACAACCATCAAGCGGTGGCTGGTAACGACCAACCACAAGGACGTCGGGATCCTGTATATCATAACAGCGCTTTTCTTCCTGCTGTTTGGGGGGGTAATGGCGCTGTTGTTCCGCGTCCACCTCTGGGAGCCAGGCGGGACCGGGCTTCTGACTGGGAACCAGTTTAATCAGGCAGTCACAGCACACGGGCTGTTGATGGTCTTTTGGTTCCTTTCACCGATCGCAACCGGCTTTGCGAACTATCTCGTGCCGCTGCAAATCGGCGCGAAAGACCTCGCGTTCCCACGACTGAACGCGCTGAGTTACTGGTTCTACCTGTTCTCGGGGATTCTCCTCGCAATTTCGTTCTTCCAGGGTGGAACGTACAGCGGTGGCTGGACACTGTATGCCCCGCTAAACGTCCCAACATACACGCCCGCGATGGAAGCAACGGCAGGTGGCACCGCAACAGTGCTTGCGTTGGTTCTGTTTGTCTTCTCGATCACCGTCGGGACGGTGAACTTCCTCGTGACAATTCACCGCTCGCGCGCTGAGGGCCTCGGCCTCTGGAACATGCCGATGTTCACGTGGTCGTGGCTACTGACGGTCTGGATGATGCTGTTTGCGTTCGCAGCACTGCTTGCTGCGTTGCTCTTGCTCTCTGCAGACCGACTGCTCATTACGCAGTACTTCGCAACCGAACAGGGTTCAGGCCTGCTGTGGGCACACCTGTTCTGGTTCTTCGGCCATCCCGAGGTGTACATCGTCTTCTTCCCCGCACTGGGGATCATGTTCGAGACGTTCCAGACCTTCTGTGGTCGACGTCTCGTCGGTCGGAAATGGGTCATCATCGCGATGGTCCTCGTGGCCGTCCAGTCGTTCCTCGTCTGGATGCACCACATGTTCCTGACGACGATCAACCTCGAGATCAAGACGCTGATGATGGCAACGACCATCGGAATCTCGCTGCCGTTCGACCTGATGGTCTTCGCGCTGATCTACACGATGGTCAAAGGACGCGTCCGATTCACGACGCCGTTCCTGTTCAGCCTCGGTGCGCTCGTGTTGTTCATCCTCGGCGGCATTACCGGGGTCTTCCTCGGTGCCGTCGTGCTCGACTACGAGTTCCGTGGCACCTACTGGGTCGTCGCACACTTCCACTACGTGATGGTTTCCGGGGTCACCGCTTTGGTTGGTGGCCTCTACTACTGGTGGCCAAAAATCACCGGGAAGATGTACTCCGAGGCACTCGGGAAACTCAACTTCGCCGTCTACTTCATCGGCTTCAATATGTTGTACTTCCCGCTGTTCCTCGCCTGGGAAACCCCACGACGTGTCTTCCACTTCTCGGAAGGCATGACACCTTACCATCGGGTCGCGACAGTCGGGGCGTTCATCCTCGGCGCGTCCTTCCTGATTATGTTCTACACGTTCGCAAAGAGTTGGGTCTCCGGCCCCGACGCGCCGGACAACCCATGGGAGTTCTCCCGCACCGCAGAGTGGGCGATTCCATCCCCACCACCGCTTGACAACTGGTCCGGCCGCCCAAGCTACGCCAGTGGTCGCCTCGAGTTCGTCGAGGACTCACCGGCCGCAACTGACGGCGGCGTCACACAGGAACACAGCGCAACTGGCGACGAGATTGCACACGGCGACGGCGAACACGCTGATCACGCCAGTATCTGGCCACTCGGAATTGGCCTTGGGACGTTCGTCCTGTTCCTTGGGCTCTCCGGCATTACGCCGTTCGTCATCGACTTCGCTGAACAAGCAGCTGCTGAGACGGGAACCGAAGACTCGCTGCAGAACCTCATCGGTATGTCGACCGAGGCAAACATCATCTACCCGATTCTGACGGTAGTTGGCCTCATCCTGCTCACATACGTCCTGTTCAAATTCGGCGTTGAAGACTTCAACGCCCCCGAGATGGCAATCGCTGAACGCTGGCCGTTCGAAGGCGTCGGCAACACGAAATTCGGTGTCTGGGTGTTCCTTGCCTCTGACATCGTCGTCTTCGGTGCCGTAATCGGAGCATTCGTCTTCATGCGGATCCACATGGGCTGGGGCAACTGGTCGCTCGAGACGATCCAGTGGGCCGGCCTGCTGAACACGTACGTCCTGTTGACCTCGAGTTTCACGGTCATCTTGGCGCTGGTGTTCGCCGAACGCAAGAACAAGAAAGGCCTGCTCGCGACAATGGGTGCAACGTTGTTGCTCGCAACGACGTTCATGGGCGTCAAAACCTATGAGTACACCTCGAAATTCGCTGAGGGGCAGTACTGGTGGTACGGCCTCGAGTACTCGATCTACTACGTCACGACGGGACTGCACGCACTGCACGTCCTCCTCGGAATGGCCATCGCGATCTTCATGATCTACCGGATCCTGAGCATCGATGCCTACCTCGAGGACCACCGCCCAGTGGAGTTCTTCGGACTCTACTGGCACTTCGTCGACATCGTGTGGGTCTTCCTGTTCCCACTGTTCTACCTGTTCTAG
- the secY gene encoding preprotein translocase subunit SecY, whose protein sequence is MGWKEAAEPVLTRMPAVQRPEGHVPFKRKLAWTAGILVLYFFLTNVALLGSAGGDDMLGEFRAILAGEHGSLLQVGIGPIVTASIVMQLLGGANLLGLNTDDPRDQILYQGLQKLLVIVMTALTALPMVFAGGFLPTVPALSIGGMTLGTFEIQLLIFLQVFIGGILILYMDEVVSKWGIGSGIGLFIIAGVSQRLVAGFISLSGDGFFYSWYQIITGQINVDIFTSDGLFFLLSHNGGQIIALFTTVLIFSVVVYAESVRVEIPLSHARVKGARGRFPVKLIYASVLPMILVRAVQANIQFMGQIIYSQMGDSMPAVLGTYVDDQPVGGFFYYTAPIYSPEDWMWWTGEVTQEAWQVMIRVSVDLTFMIVGGAIFAIFWVETTNMGPQATARQIQNSGMQIPGFRQNVGVIEKVMERYIPQVTVIGGALVGLLAVMANMLGTIGAVTGTGLLLAVSITYKLYEEIAEEQMMEMHPMMRQMFGKE, encoded by the coding sequence ATGGGATGGAAGGAAGCCGCTGAACCGGTCCTAACGCGGATGCCCGCAGTGCAGCGTCCGGAAGGGCACGTGCCGTTCAAGCGCAAGCTCGCCTGGACGGCAGGGATCCTCGTGTTGTACTTCTTCCTGACGAACGTCGCACTGCTTGGTTCTGCTGGGGGAGATGATATGCTCGGCGAGTTCCGTGCGATCCTTGCTGGTGAACACGGCTCGCTGTTGCAGGTCGGTATTGGCCCAATCGTCACGGCGAGCATCGTCATGCAGTTACTTGGCGGTGCGAACCTCCTCGGACTCAACACCGACGATCCTCGAGATCAGATCCTCTACCAGGGACTGCAGAAGCTGCTCGTCATCGTGATGACTGCCCTGACAGCACTGCCGATGGTGTTCGCCGGCGGCTTCCTTCCAACAGTCCCGGCGCTTTCTATCGGTGGGATGACGCTTGGAACCTTCGAGATCCAATTACTGATCTTCCTCCAAGTGTTCATTGGCGGGATCCTCATCCTGTATATGGACGAGGTCGTCAGTAAGTGGGGTATCGGCAGCGGGATCGGCCTGTTCATTATCGCCGGTGTGAGCCAGCGCCTCGTCGCAGGATTCATCTCGCTGAGTGGTGATGGATTCTTCTACAGCTGGTATCAGATCATCACCGGCCAGATAAACGTCGATATCTTCACGAGTGACGGGCTGTTCTTCTTGCTCTCACACAATGGCGGACAGATCATCGCGTTGTTCACGACGGTCTTGATCTTCTCGGTCGTCGTCTACGCCGAATCCGTCCGCGTCGAGATCCCACTCAGTCATGCCCGCGTAAAGGGCGCTCGAGGGCGCTTCCCAGTGAAGCTCATCTACGCGAGCGTCCTGCCAATGATCCTTGTTCGTGCAGTGCAGGCGAACATCCAGTTCATGGGCCAGATCATCTACTCTCAGATGGGAGATAGTATGCCTGCGGTGCTTGGGACGTACGTCGATGATCAACCCGTCGGTGGCTTCTTCTACTACACCGCACCGATCTACAGTCCAGAAGACTGGATGTGGTGGACTGGGGAAGTCACGCAGGAAGCCTGGCAGGTCATGATCCGCGTCTCTGTCGACCTGACGTTCATGATCGTCGGGGGCGCGATCTTCGCGATCTTCTGGGTCGAGACGACGAACATGGGTCCACAGGCAACTGCACGCCAGATCCAGAACTCCGGGATGCAGATCCCCGGATTCCGACAGAACGTCGGTGTCATCGAGAAGGTCATGGAGCGGTACATCCCGCAAGTGACCGTCATCGGTGGCGCACTCGTCGGTCTGCTCGCCGTCATGGCGAACATGCTCGGCACCATCGGAGCCGTTACCGGAACGGGTCTGCTGCTCGCTGTCTCCATTACGTACAAACTGTACGAGGAGATCGCCGAGGAGCAGATGATGGAAATGCATCCGATGATGCGCCAGATGTTCGGCAAAGAGTGA
- a CDS encoding 50S ribosomal protein L19e has translation MTDLSAQKRLAADVLDVGENRIWLDPDAQGDIAEAITRDEIRELVDEGRIRAADAKGNSRGRARERNAKRSYGHQKGPGKRRGKKGARQNSKEDWQAKIRAQRRKLRELRDKGELTPTQYRELYKKAGGGEFRSVRYLLNYIDDNYGDQ, from the coding sequence ATGACTGATCTGTCCGCACAGAAGCGACTGGCAGCTGACGTCCTTGACGTTGGCGAGAACCGCATCTGGCTCGACCCTGATGCCCAGGGCGACATTGCCGAAGCGATCACCCGTGACGAGATCCGTGAACTCGTCGACGAGGGTCGCATTCGCGCAGCAGACGCTAAGGGCAACTCCCGTGGCCGTGCACGCGAGCGCAACGCAAAGCGTTCCTACGGCCACCAGAAGGGGCCAGGCAAGCGCCGCGGTAAGAAAGGCGCACGCCAGAACTCGAAAGAAGACTGGCAGGCAAAGATTCGTGCACAGCGCCGGAAACTCCGCGAACTCCGCGATAAGGGCGAACTGACGCCCACGCAGTACCGCGAGCTGTATAAAAAGGCTGGCGGTGGCGAGTTCCGAAGTGTCCGGTACCTGTTGAACTATATCGACGACAACTACGGTGACCAATAA
- a CDS encoding cytochrome C oxidase subunit IV family protein, with the protein MADIRTYTLIYVALLVLGTGKFVFFSFPDVFSYWMAFAGTIVLAIIKTLLIAAYFQHLIEEPRAITYMVSVAVFMVLLLTIAAGYSIQ; encoded by the coding sequence ATGGCTGACATTCGAACATACACCCTGATCTATGTGGCATTGCTGGTGTTGGGGACAGGGAAGTTCGTCTTCTTCTCGTTCCCCGACGTCTTCTCTTACTGGATGGCATTTGCTGGGACAATCGTCCTCGCGATAATCAAGACCTTGCTGATCGCTGCGTACTTCCAGCACCTGATCGAAGAGCCACGAGCAATTACGTACATGGTGAGCGTTGCCGTGTTCATGGTCCTGTTGCTAACGATCGCCGCAGGCTATTCGATCCAGTAA
- a CDS encoding 50S ribosomal protein L32e, whose amino-acid sequence MADDNANDEPQELEDISGVGASKADALREAGFESIEDVKEADQDDLAEAEGVGNALAARIKADVGDLEVSEDTEAEIEDEDGEDEDEAPAEDVETELQARGLTEKTPELSDEETRLLERRKSEGKPQFNRQDYHMKKRTPESWRRPRGQLSKQRKGIKGKGPKVEAGFRTPTAVRGKHPSGFEEVYVQNTDDLEGVDGDTQAVRIASAVGARKRERIEEQAEEQGVRVLNPTYEEVEVESDD is encoded by the coding sequence ATGGCAGACGACAACGCAAACGACGAACCACAGGAGCTCGAGGACATCAGTGGTGTCGGCGCGAGCAAAGCTGACGCACTGCGAGAGGCTGGCTTCGAGTCCATCGAGGACGTCAAAGAGGCCGACCAGGACGACCTGGCCGAAGCCGAGGGCGTCGGAAACGCACTCGCAGCCCGTATCAAAGCCGACGTCGGTGACCTCGAGGTAAGTGAGGACACCGAGGCTGAGATCGAAGACGAAGACGGCGAGGACGAAGACGAAGCACCCGCCGAAGACGTCGAAACCGAACTGCAAGCCCGTGGCCTGACCGAGAAGACGCCGGAGCTTTCCGACGAGGAAACGCGTCTGCTCGAGCGCCGTAAAAGCGAGGGCAAGCCGCAGTTCAACCGCCAGGACTACCACATGAAAAAGCGGACGCCAGAATCCTGGCGCCGCCCACGTGGGCAGCTCTCGAAACAGCGCAAGGGAATCAAAGGCAAGGGCCCGAAGGTCGAAGCCGGATTCCGGACCCCAACCGCTGTTCGTGGCAAGCACCCAAGTGGCTTCGAGGAAGTCTATGTTCAGAACACGGACGACCTCGAGGGTGTCGATGGCGACACCCAGGCAGTCCGTATCGCCTCCGCAGTCGGTGCCCGCAAGCGCGAGCGCATCGAAGAACAGGCAGAGGAACAGGGCGTCCGCGTCCTGAACCCAACCTACGAGGAAGTCGAGGTGGAATCAGATGACTGA